The following DNA comes from Solidesulfovibrio fructosivorans JJ].
TGCCTCACCAGCTGCGGCACCTGCCGGGAAGCCCTGGAGGAGCACGATCTTGTGACCCTTCGCCCCGATCTTGCGCACATGGACGTGACCCAGTTCCTGCTCGACCGGTTGGAATTCCCGGCGGGCGAGGACAAGTCGCCCATCCTCTACCACGCCGCCTGCCACAGCGAATGGGCCGGCGTGGCGAAGAACAAGGCCGCTGGCATGTATATGGCCGCATTGCGCAAGGTCACGGGCCGGCCTGTGGAGCTTTCGCGCAACTGCTGCGGCGAGTCGGGCATGGGGGCCATGACCACGCCGGCCATCTACAACCGGCTGCGTGAACGCAAGCGCATCACCCTGGCCGAGGATCTGGCCGAGGCGTCGGAGGCCATGCCCATCCTGGTCGGCTGTCCGTCGTGCAAGATGGGCATCAGCCGCATCCTGTCCGAGATGCACGACAAGCATCCGGTCATGCACACGCTGGAATACCTGGCCGAGGCCCTCGACGGGCCGAAGTGGAAAAAGGTGCTGCGTAAAAACGTCAAGGCCGCCCGCGTGCGGGGGTAGACGCCGCCGCATGCCGCGACTGCTCGCCATCGACTACGGCCAGGCCCGGGTGGGACTGGCCGTTACGGACCCCGAAGCCCGGGTCGTCTTCCCACTGCGCACGCTGGCCTGGGAAACCCGGGACGCCTTGTTTCACGAACTGCTTGCGGTTATAAGCGACCAGGCCGTCACACGCATCGTGGTCGGCTACCCCATGCGGGCCGGCGGCGACGAAGGCCTCACCGGACGACAGGTGCGCAACTTCGTATCCCGGCTCACCCGGCGCACCACCGTCCCTGTGGAACTCGTCGACGAAGCCCATTCCACCGAAGAGGCCGCCGAACGACTGCGGGAAGCCGGATACGCCGGCAAGGAACTCCTCGCCCGTGTCGACGCCCAGGCGGCGGCCGTTATCCTGGAGCGCTATCTGCGCGGCGGAGCGTTATGCTGCGAACCATCCTCCTCGGAATCCTGATCTGTATCCTCGTCGTGGGCGGCCTCGTCGGCTACCACGCCTACAATTTCCTCACCATCCCGCCCCAATCGCCGGGCGAAACGAAAACCGTCACCATCGAACCGGGACAATCCTTCGACGCCACGGCCAAGATGCTCGTGGCCGAAGGCGTGCTGCGCGACGCCGCAGGCTTCAAACTCCTGGCCAAAGTCACGGAAATGGGCGGCAAGATCAAAGCCGGCGAATTCGAAGTCAGCACCGGCTGGACCCCCTATAAGCTGCTCAACTACCTGACCACCGCCAAAAGCATCCAGCACAAGCTCGCCGCCCCCGAAGGCCTGACCATGCGTCAGATCGCCAAACTGGCCGAGCAGGCCGGCCTGTGCTCCAGTCAGGCTTTCCTCAAGGCCGCCCGCGACCCGCAACTCCTGGCGAAATACCATATCCCGGCCAAAACCGCCGAGGGCTTCCTCTTCCCCAACACCTACCTCTTCACCCGCAGGCAGGACGGCGACGGCGCCTATGTCGTTGAAGCCATGCTCAAGGAATTCTGGCGCCAAGCCAACTTTGTCTGGCCCACCGCCAAACCCGAAGGCAAAAATCTTCTCGACGCCGTCACCCTGGCCTCCATCGTGGAAAAGGAAACCGGCGTCGATGCCGAACGCCCTCGCGTGGCCGGCGTCTTCCTCAATCGCATGGCCAAAGGCATGCTGCTCCAAACCGACCCCACCATCATCTACGGCCTCGGCGACAAATTCACCGGCAACCTCACCCGCGCCCACCTCGAAGACCCCACCAACCTCTACAATACCTACGTCCACCCCGGACTCCCCCCAGGCCCCATCTGTTCCCCGGGCCTCAAATCCCTCCAGGCCGTCGCCGCGCCCGAAATTCACGACTACTACTATTTCGTCGCCAACGGCCAGGGCGAACACAAATTCAGCAAGACCCTCGACGAGCACATCAACGCCGTGAACAGGTTTCAGCGCCACAGCCGGAAATAGTGTCTGGTGACGCCTCCGGCGGCCAGGGGAGGCTCTGCCTCCCCTGGACCCCACCGCCGGGGGACTTGATGTCCCCCGGACCCCCTTTTACCGGGTTGGGCTGGTGAGGCGGGAGTGTGGTCGGGGGTGAGGGAAGTCGGTTGGTATTGTTGGACGGCGGGACGCCGTATGTTTGTTGCCGCAATCGGCCTGGCGGCACGAGGCGCGTTGCGCCTCGACGCCGGACACGATTGCGGCAACAACCGCGCCAGCGGCGAAGCGCCGCATTTAAGAAAACCAGCTTTTCTTAAAGTTCGCCCCAAAGGGGCGACGGCGTGGTGGAGGCGGAATTTATTTGGAACGAGCTTGTCGCGAAGCGACATGCACCGTCCCAAACAAATTCCGCCTCCATCTTCAACCATCCGACTCCCGCCTGCCAGCGCCATACCCGCCCGGCCAAAGCACACCGGAAGGGGGGCCCGGGGGGCCCGTGGCCTCCCGGCGGGTCCAGGGCAGCGCCCTGGCGGGGTCTGGGGCGGAGCCCCAGCCTGTCGATGTCTAAAAGTTGAAGTTCAGCTTTTTCTTGAGGGCGTCGAGGTTGCGGCTGGCGCAGGCGCGGGCTTTGGCGTTGCCTTTTTCGAGCAGGTCCGAGACGAGGTCGGGGTCTTTGTCGAAGGCCTTGCGCCGGTCGCGGATCGGTTCGAGGAAGGCGGCCATGGATTCGACGAGCAGTTTTTTGCAGTCGCCGCAGCCCCAGGTGGCGTGGGTGCAGCCTTCGACGATTTCGGGCAGCCGGGTCTGGTCGGTGAGCAGCTCATGGTAAGGGTAGAGGTTGCATTCCTTGGGATCGCCGGGGTCGGTGAGACGGGCGCGCTTTTCGCAAGTGAGCATGCTCATGACTTTTTTCTTCATGGTGCCCGGGTCTTCGGCGAGGCCGATGGAGTTGCCGTAGCTTTTGCTCATCTTGCGGCCGTCGAGGCCGGCGAGTTTGGCGTCCGGGGTGAGCAACGCCTGGGGCTCGGGAAAAAAGTTGCCGTAGAGGTGGTTGGCCCGGCGGGCGATTTCCCGGGTGAGTTCCATATGGGGCAGCTGGTCCTGGCCGACGGGCACGAATCCGGGCCGGTAGATCAGGATATCCGAGGCCATGAGCACGGGGTAGCCGAGGAAGCCGTAGGTGGCGAGGTCCTTGGCGGCCAATTCGGTCAGCTGGTCCTTGTAGGTGGGGTTGCGTTCCAGCCAGGACACGGGGGTGACCATGGACAGGAGCAAATGGAGTTCGGCGTGTTCCTTGATCTGGGACTGTTGGAACAGCACGCATTTTTCCGGATCGAGCCCGGCGGCGACCCAGTCTTTGACCAGTTCCGGCACGAAGCCTTTGATGCGCTTGGGGGTGGCGTATTCGGTGGTCAGGGCGTGCCAATCGGCCACGAAGAAGAAGCATTCGTGGGTATCCTGGAGGGCGACCCAGTTTTTGAGCACGCCGAAGTAGTGGCCCAGGTGCAAGGGGCCGGTGGGGCGCATGCCGGAAACGATCCGTTTGTTTTCCTTGGGTGTGTTTTCGCTCATGGGAAGTGATCCGTTCGCCGTGAAGGGGATGGGGAAGGGACCGGCCGGGCCGGTCTAGACCAGTAGTTGATAGAGAAAGGAGACGGGGGGGAGGATGATCTTGCCGAGCACCCCGATCACGGCCAGCAGGATGAGCAGCAAAAATCCCCAGCGGCCGAACTCCTGGTAGCGAAGAGCCATATGCGGCGGCAGAAAGCCGGCCAGGATGTTGCTGCCGTCGAGCGGCGGCACGGGGAGCAGGTTGAAGATGCCGAGCGCCAGGTTGACCGTGACCCCGGCCGCGCACATGTAGAGCAGCGGTTCCAGGATGCGGTAGGCCATAGTGCCCTGGACCACGCCCACGGCGATGTATTCGATGCCGTGCACGGACAGGGCGAAGAGTATGGCCAGCAGGAAGTTCATGGCCGGCCCGGCCAGGGCCACGAGCATCATGCCGCGCGCCGGATTGCGGAAATAACGCGGGTCGACGGGCACGGGCTTGGCCCAGCCGATCATGCGCGTGATCAGGAAGGCCAAGGTGCCGAGCACGTCGAGGTGGCGGAGGGGGTTTAGGGTGAGCCGTCCGGCGAGTCGGGCCGTGGGATCGCCCAGCCAGTTGGCGACGAAGCCGTGGGCCGCCTCGTGGAAGGTCACGGCCATGAGCACCGGGACGACCAGCAGGGCGATTTCCTGGATTGTTTGGGAAATATCCGGAGACATGGAGATGGCGGCTAGCACGAACCGCTGGCCGGGGCAA
Coding sequences within:
- the mltG gene encoding endolytic transglycosylase MltG, giving the protein MLRTILLGILICILVVGGLVGYHAYNFLTIPPQSPGETKTVTIEPGQSFDATAKMLVAEGVLRDAAGFKLLAKVTEMGGKIKAGEFEVSTGWTPYKLLNYLTTAKSIQHKLAAPEGLTMRQIAKLAEQAGLCSSQAFLKAARDPQLLAKYHIPAKTAEGFLFPNTYLFTRRQDGDGAYVVEAMLKEFWRQANFVWPTAKPEGKNLLDAVTLASIVEKETGVDAERPRVAGVFLNRMAKGMLLQTDPTIIYGLGDKFTGNLTRAHLEDPTNLYNTYVHPGLPPGPICSPGLKSLQAVAAPEIHDYYYFVANGQGEHKFSKTLDEHINAVNRFQRHSRK
- a CDS encoding site-2 protease family protein, producing MSPDISQTIQEIALLVVPVLMAVTFHEAAHGFVANWLGDPTARLAGRLTLNPLRHLDVLGTLAFLITRMIGWAKPVPVDPRYFRNPARGMMLVALAGPAMNFLLAILFALSVHGIEYIAVGVVQGTMAYRILEPLLYMCAAGVTVNLALGIFNLLPVPPLDGSNILAGFLPPHMALRYQEFGRWGFLLLILLAVIGVLGKIILPPVSFLYQLLV
- the trpS gene encoding tryptophan--tRNA ligase, with product MSENTPKENKRIVSGMRPTGPLHLGHYFGVLKNWVALQDTHECFFFVADWHALTTEYATPKRIKGFVPELVKDWVAAGLDPEKCVLFQQSQIKEHAELHLLLSMVTPVSWLERNPTYKDQLTELAAKDLATYGFLGYPVLMASDILIYRPGFVPVGQDQLPHMELTREIARRANHLYGNFFPEPQALLTPDAKLAGLDGRKMSKSYGNSIGLAEDPGTMKKKVMSMLTCEKRARLTDPGDPKECNLYPYHELLTDQTRLPEIVEGCTHATWGCGDCKKLLVESMAAFLEPIRDRRKAFDKDPDLVSDLLEKGNAKARACASRNLDALKKKLNFNF
- the ruvX gene encoding Holliday junction resolvase RuvX, which gives rise to MPRLLAIDYGQARVGLAVTDPEARVVFPLRTLAWETRDALFHELLAVISDQAVTRIVVGYPMRAGGDEGLTGRQVRNFVSRLTRRTTVPVELVDEAHSTEEAAERLREAGYAGKELLARVDAQAAAVILERYLRGGALCCEPSSSES